The following are from one region of the Rhinoraja longicauda isolate Sanriku21f chromosome 3, sRhiLon1.1, whole genome shotgun sequence genome:
- the LOC144592023 gene encoding putative gluconokinase isoform X3 has product MAQGIPLSDEERIPWLCSLQEILLREFSLGVNVILACSSLKRVHRRILMGEHSMKNRQAKNCTEPNQAHSHLGFSKDILFVYLHGSMELITKRLESRKGHFMSPSLLQSQFDTLEPPDGTENFISINIEKTIPEMVTEIGKKLGQNL; this is encoded by the exons GAGAGAATACCATGGCTGTGCAGTTTGCAAGAAATATTACTGAG AGAATTTtcacttggtgtaaatgtgatcTTGGCATGTTCTTCTCTGAAGAGAGTGCATAGAAGAATTCTAATGGGTGAGCATAGTATGAAAAACAGACAAGCAAAAAACTGTACAGAACCAAATCAGGCACATTCACATCTTGGCTTTAGCAAGGACATTTTGTTTGTGTATCTTCATGGTTCCATGGAACTTATCACTAAGAGGTTAGAATCCAGAAAGGGGCATTTCATGTCACCTTCTTTGCTGCAGTCTCAATTTGACACCCTGGAACCACCAGACGGCACTGAAAATTTCATTAGTATAAATATTGAGAAAACTATTCCAGAGATGGTGACTGAGATTGGTAAAAAACTGGGTCAGAATCTTTAA